The sequence AACGATTGCTGTTGCGTCTGGCGGATCTGGTAGAGCGTGAATACGCCCAATTTGCGCTGCTCGACACATTAGAAATGGGCATGCCGATTACGCGTAGCACTGCGGGTCAGCAGCGCGTGCTAGGCATGATTCGCTTTTACGCCGGACTTGCCACGGCCATTCATGGTCAGACTATCCAAAATTCGATACCCGGCGCAGTCCTGTCGTACACCGTCAAAGAACCGGTGGGCGTTGTGGGTGCCATCATTCCTTGGAATGGCCCCTTAAGTCAGGCCATCTGGAAGGTCGCGCCGGCGCTGGCAACTGGCTGCACCGTGGTTCTCAAGCCAGCGGAGCAGGCTTGCTTGTCTTCCCTGTTGCTGGCAGAGCTGATCGCGGAGGCTGGATTCCCACCGGGCGCATTTAATGTTGTCACCGGCGCTGGTGAAGCGGGTGCGGCGTTGGCTGCCCATCCCGGCGTCGACAAAGTTGCTTTCACCGGTTCGACCGAAACCGGACAGGCGATCGTGCGGGCATCGGCAGGGAACCTTAAACGCTTATCGCTCGAACTTGGCGGTAAGTCGCCCAACATTGTGTTCGCCGATGCCGATCTTGATGCCGCAGTTATCGGTGCGGCGAATGCGGTTTTCACCAACTGTGGTCAGATTTGCGTCGCTGGCACCCGCTTGTTTGTAGAGCGAAAAATTTACGATGAGTTTATCCATCGGGTCGCGGATATCGGTCGCAAGATGGTCGTCGGAATGCCGCAGGATCGCGCGACCGAAATGGGACCGCTGGCATCGACCCAGCAGCTGGAGCGGGTAATGCGTTACATCGACAGTGGTATTGCAGCGGGCGCCAACCCGATTGTCGGCGGTGCGCGCGCACTGGATGGCGCATTGTCCAACGGTTGCTTCGTGCAGCCGACTGTGTTTGCTAACGCCAAAGACGATATGCAAATCGTTCGCGAGGAAATCTTCGGGCCTGTTGTCAGCGCCATGCCTTTTGACGATATCGAAGAAGTAATCCGGCGTTCAAATAACACACCGTATGGTCTTGGTGCTGGTGTATGGACCCGCGATCTCAGCAAGGCCCATCGGATGGCGGCAGCGCTGCAAGCTGGCACAGTCTGGGTGAATTGCTATCTGCAACTGGATGCCGCGATTCCTTTTGGCGGTTACAAGATGAGTGGCTACGGACGTGAATCAGGCACTGAGCATCTCGACTACTACCTGAGCACCAAGTCGGTAGTGATCAGAACGGACTGAGCCTCTCCATGCAGACCTTGCGTGTTGGTGGAAAAAATGATTCAACGATCAGATCAATCTGCTCGTTGAATCGATTGACGATAAGCGTAAAAATAAAACGAAACCCGTGAAATGACCGATAACAACGCAGAATCAGGTGATGCCATGAATAGCTACCAAATCGTTGAATGGGGCAAACCGCTCCAGTTGCGCCTGCGCGAAAAGCCAGAGCCGCAAGGGGAAGAAGTCCTGGTAAAGATAGCGGCAGCGGGCGTTTGCCATAGTGACTTGCATATACGCGACGGGTTTTTTGACCTCGGAGGAGGGCGACGCCTGACCGCCGAGCAGTTCGGCTCAAAATTGCCATTGACGCTAGGGCACGAAATGGCCGGTACGGTCGCGGCACTCGGCCCCCAAGCGGTAGGCCCGGAAGTCGGAACGCCAGTCGTGGTCTATCCGTGGATAGGCTGCGGGGTTTGCACCGCTTGCCTTGAAGAACGCGATACCGATTGCGAGGCGCAACGCAGTCTGGGAACGCGCCGCGACGGCGGTTTTGCCGAGTACGTCATCGTACCGAAGGGCAGATATGTCGTGCCAACCGGCAATGTCGATCTCAAACTGGCATCCACCTTCGCCTGCTCGGGCCTGACCGCATACGGCGCTCTCAAAAAAATGCCGCACATGTCAGCCAATGATCGCCTGTTGATCATCGGTGCGGGTGGCTTGGGATTGGCATCGATTGCGATTGCGCCTTTAGTGACGGACGCCGTGCTGGTCGTCGCCGATCTTGATCCAATCAAGCTGGCGGCGGCAACGCAACAAGGCGCGCAGCTTGTATTCGATACCCGCACACCCGAGGCCGCCGCCGCCCTCAAACTGGCAGCCGGAGGACCGATTCGCGGGATCATCGATTTTGTCGGATCAAGGGAAACCGCGGAGCTGGCAATGGCCGTCGCAGTCAAAGGCACGGTGATTGTTATTGTCGGGATGATGGGCGGCAGTCTTGAGATTCCGCTGGCGCTGCTGTCCCCGCGCAACCTTACCATCCGTGGTTCTCACGTCGGGACGCTGGACGAATTGAAAGCGCTGCTGCAATTTGCGCAAGAAGGTCGATTGCCCGCGATACCAGTAACAACCCGACCCATGAGCGAGATCAACGAGATTTTAGATGATCTGGAGGCGCGTCGTTTTGTTGGGCGTGTGGTGACGGTGCCTTGAAGGGGGTTGTTGCGCCGGGTGCATACACAAATGCAGCGCGTCGCAAGAAGCGCTGTTATGGTTTGTTTCGCCACTTAGCCAGGCGGGCGTTGCATTCGAATTGAGGCAGCCGTGCGCCCGAGGCCAGCATCGCGTCTAAGCCATTTGCAGCCTGTCTGGCGGATATGATTAGATGTTCTACAAGACGGTCAAGTAGCCAGAGCGCGCCATATACCTGCAAACCGTCTTGCTGAGCTTGTCGTCGCAATTGCCCATCGCCAGTCAGCAAGGGGCGACCTGTGTCTTTCGC is a genomic window of Glaciimonas sp. CA11.2 containing:
- a CDS encoding aldehyde dehydrogenase family protein encodes the protein MANFSSTTASILPRPRFIETLAEKRLFIDGRWVAAQSGQTFPTTDPATGELLANIADGGAADIEAAVIAARQAFEGAWGKTKPIERQRLLLRLADLVEREYAQFALLDTLEMGMPITRSTAGQQRVLGMIRFYAGLATAIHGQTIQNSIPGAVLSYTVKEPVGVVGAIIPWNGPLSQAIWKVAPALATGCTVVLKPAEQACLSSLLLAELIAEAGFPPGAFNVVTGAGEAGAALAAHPGVDKVAFTGSTETGQAIVRASAGNLKRLSLELGGKSPNIVFADADLDAAVIGAANAVFTNCGQICVAGTRLFVERKIYDEFIHRVADIGRKMVVGMPQDRATEMGPLASTQQLERVMRYIDSGIAAGANPIVGGARALDGALSNGCFVQPTVFANAKDDMQIVREEIFGPVVSAMPFDDIEEVIRRSNNTPYGLGAGVWTRDLSKAHRMAAALQAGTVWVNCYLQLDAAIPFGGYKMSGYGRESGTEHLDYYLSTKSVVIRTD
- a CDS encoding alcohol dehydrogenase, which codes for MTDNNAESGDAMNSYQIVEWGKPLQLRLREKPEPQGEEVLVKIAAAGVCHSDLHIRDGFFDLGGGRRLTAEQFGSKLPLTLGHEMAGTVAALGPQAVGPEVGTPVVVYPWIGCGVCTACLEERDTDCEAQRSLGTRRDGGFAEYVIVPKGRYVVPTGNVDLKLASTFACSGLTAYGALKKMPHMSANDRLLIIGAGGLGLASIAIAPLVTDAVLVVADLDPIKLAAATQQGAQLVFDTRTPEAAAALKLAAGGPIRGIIDFVGSRETAELAMAVAVKGTVIVIVGMMGGSLEIPLALLSPRNLTIRGSHVGTLDELKALLQFAQEGRLPAIPVTTRPMSEINEILDDLEARRFVGRVVTVP